The Kosakonia sp. SMBL-WEM22 sequence GGATTACGAAGAACATAAACGGGAAGGAGTTGAGGATTTCCAGCAGACGCATCATCACCGAGTCGGTTTTGCCGCCGAGGTAACCGGAGAGCGAACCGTAAAGCGTGCCGAGGACCACTGCCACCAGCGCGGCAGCAATGCCAACCATGAGCGAGATACGCCCGCCGATAGCAACACGCACCAGCAGATCGCGCCCGGAGGAGTCAGTACCGAAGTAGTGGCCTGACTCCATATCCGGCGCATTAGACATCATTGCCCAGTCGGTATCAAAATAGCTGAACTGCGACAGCATCGGTGCCAGCGTCACGAACAGCGCAATCAGCACCAGCACAAACAAGCTGGCGACCGCCGCGCGGTTATGCATAAAGCGGCGACGCGCATCCTGCCAAAGGCTACGCCCTTCGACTTCTAGCTTCTCACTGAAGTTTTCCAGCGCCTCGCTGTTTTTCTTACTTAACATCATGGCGAACTCCAGTCTCAATAACGAATTTTCGGATCGATAATGGCGTAGAGCACATCAACAATCGCGTTAAAAGTGATGGTCAGCGCGCCGACCAGAATCGTCAGGCTCAGCACCAGCGAGTAGTCGCGGTTGAGCGCGCCGTTCACGAACAGCTGACCGATGCCCGGCAAGCCGTAAATCGTTTCGATAACCATGGAGCCGGTGATGATGCCAACAAAGGCCGGGCCCATATAGGAGAGCACGGGCAGCAGCGCCGGTTTCAGCGCGTGATGGAAGATGATCCGGCGCATCGGCAGCCCTTTGGCGCGCGCGGTGCGGATGAAGTTGGAGTGCAACACTTCAATCATCGAACCACGGGTGATACGCGCGATGCTGGCGATGTAGGCGAGCGAGAGCGCAACCATCGGCAGGATCATAAATTTAGGCGCTCCGCCATTCCACCCGCCGGCTGGCAGCCACTGCAACATAATGGCGAATATCATCACCAACAGCGGTGCGACAACAAAGCTGGGTATCACTACCCCGGTCATGGCTAACCCCATTACCGTGTAGTCCCATTTGGTGTTCTGGTTCAAGGCGGCAATAACGCCTGCCGTCACGCCGAACACAATCGCGAGGATAAACGCCGCGGCGCCCAATTTGGCAGAAACCGGGAAGCTGGCCGCTACCAGATCGTTAACGGTGTAATCTTTGTATTTAAACGATGGACCAAAATCCAGATGCGCCAGCTGCTTCAGGTAGCTGAAGTACTGGGTGGTAATGGGATCGTTTAAATGATATTTCGCTTCGATATTGGCCATCACTTCTGGCGCAAGCGCACGTTCACCGGTAAATGGACTTCCCGGTGCGAGACGCATCATAAAGAACGAAATGGTAATCAGAATAAAGAGTGTTGGAATCGCTTCAAGAAAGCGACGCAGGATAAATTTCAACATTGCCCGTACCTTCTGGCCTGTGCCTTTTACACATTCTCTTTCAGGCGACCTGAGTGTCGCCTGCGACCGATGTGTGTTCTGGTGCGATAAAAATAAGACACTGTGAGGCAGGTCACCCTGCCCCACTCATTGCCATTAATGCTTGATAATATACAAGTTTTTCACGTAGATATTATCTAACGGGTCTTTACCGGTGTAGCCACCCACCCACGGTTTCACCAGACGGGCGTTCACGTAGTAGTAGACCGGAACGATCGCGGAGTCTTTATCAAGCTGCTGTTCAGCTTTGGAGTAAAGCTCAGCGCGCTGCGCTTCGTCGG is a genomic window containing:
- the oppB gene encoding oligopeptide ABC transporter permease OppB, coding for MLKFILRRFLEAIPTLFILITISFFMMRLAPGSPFTGERALAPEVMANIEAKYHLNDPITTQYFSYLKQLAHLDFGPSFKYKDYTVNDLVAASFPVSAKLGAAAFILAIVFGVTAGVIAALNQNTKWDYTVMGLAMTGVVIPSFVVAPLLVMIFAIMLQWLPAGGWNGGAPKFMILPMVALSLAYIASIARITRGSMIEVLHSNFIRTARAKGLPMRRIIFHHALKPALLPVLSYMGPAFVGIITGSMVIETIYGLPGIGQLFVNGALNRDYSLVLSLTILVGALTITFNAIVDVLYAIIDPKIRY
- the oppC gene encoding oligopeptide ABC transporter permease OppC is translated as MMLSKKNSEALENFSEKLEVEGRSLWQDARRRFMHNRAAVASLFVLVLIALFVTLAPMLSQFSYFDTDWAMMSNAPDMESGHYFGTDSSGRDLLVRVAIGGRISLMVGIAAALVAVVLGTLYGSLSGYLGGKTDSVMMRLLEILNSFPFMFFVILLVTFFGQNILLIFVAIGMVSWLDMARIVRGQTLSLKRKEFIEAAQVGGVSTANIVMRHIVPNVLGVVVVYASLLVPSMILFESFLSFLGLGTQEPLSSWGALLSDGANSMEVSPWLLLFPAGFLVITLFCFNFIGDGLRDALDPKDR